The following coding sequences lie in one Paroedura picta isolate Pp20150507F chromosome 10, Ppicta_v3.0, whole genome shotgun sequence genomic window:
- the CBR4 gene encoding 3-oxoacyl-[acyl-carrier-protein] reductase yields the protein MLGTVVHKVRPRDGKVFLRSGARYRLSAGSYYLEMSKVCAVFGGSRGIGQATAQLLAQKGYQVAVIARNLDVAQNTAKSLGAGHLAFSCDVSKEDDVQNTFSQMEKSLGNVNYLVNAAGVNRDGLLLRTKVDEMVSQLHTNLLGTMLTCKVAVKSMIQQQGGAIVNVGSIVGLKGNSGQSVYSASKAGLVGFSCSLAKEVGRKNIRVNMIAPGFIHTDMTEHLKEDQLRKTIPLGRFGEPQEVAKAIVFLLESPYITGHVLVVDGGLQLMI from the exons ATGCTGGGAACGGTAGTCCACAAAGTTCGACCGCGAGACGGAAAGGTCTTCCTTCGGTCCGGCGCGCGCTATAGACTAAGCGCAGGAAG TTATTATTTGGAGATGTCAAAGGTTTGTGCCGTTTTTGGAGGCTCTCGAGGAATTGGACAGGCTACTGCCCAGTTACTTGCACAGAAAGGATATCAGGTAGCTGTTATTGCAAGAAATTTGGACGTCGCTCAAAACACTGCAAAAAGCCTGGGAG CTGGTCATCTAGCCTTCAGTTGTGATGTTTCCAAAGAAGATGATGttcaaaatacatttagccaAATGGAAAAGAGTTTAGGTAATGTAAACTACCTGGTTAATGCTGCAGGTGTCAACAG GGATGGCTTGTTGTTGCGAACCAAGGTTGATGAAATGGTATCCCAGCTTCATACCAATCTTTTGGGAACAATGTTGACCTGCAAAGTCGCTGTGAAGAGTATGATTCAACAGCAGGGTGGTGCTATTGTTAACGTAG GAAGTATTGTTGGACTGAAGGGCAATTCTGGTCAGTCTGTATACAGTGCCAGCAAAGCTGGATTAGTTGGATTTTCATGCTCTTTAGCTAAAGAAGTAGGAAGAAAGAATATTCGAGTCAACATGATTGCTCCAG GTTTCATTCATACGGATATGACAGAACATTTGAAAGAAGATCAGTTGAGGAAAACTATTCCTCTCGGAAGGTTTGGGGAACCTCAAGAAGTTGCCAAAGCAATTGTATTTCTTCTGGAATCACCTTACATAACAGGACACGTTCTGGTTGTAGATGGGGGTTTGCAGCTTATGATTTAA